Within Saccharomonospora cyanea NA-134, the genomic segment CCTTGTCTTCCGTGTATCCCCGCATCTGACACTCCTTGCCTCGTCGACACCGCCTTTCGAGGTTACCCCGTACCCGTATATCCGAGTCCGGTCTCGGCGTCGTCGACACACTTCTTTATACCCTAGGGGGGTAGGGCATTGTCAACGTGGTTCGCCCGAACGTGAGCACGAGAAAGGGCCCGCCCGCACCGGCAGCGCAGCCGGTGCGGGCGGGCCCTTCCCTAAAGAAGCCGGTCAGCCCCCGATCACGGGGTCAGCGTCCAGCTGTTGATGTAGCCGGTGTCGCCGTAGTAGACGTCGGTCACCCGAAGCTGCCAGGTGCCGTCGGCCGGGGAGCTCGACGCGTCGACCGTGTAGGTCTCCGTCACGTTGTCCCGCGAGTCCCAACCGGAGTTCTTGAGGCGGTGGGTGGTGCCGTCGGGAGCCACCAGGTCGATCCGCAGGTCACCGCGGTAGGTGTGCCGGATGTCCACCGCCACCGTGGTGGTGCTGGAGGCGGCGCGGTCACAGCCGCTGACGGTCACGGAGCTGGTCACGGTGCGGCCGTCGACGATGTTCACGTCGGCGCCGTTCGTGACCGGGTCGCACTCGGTGGGCTCGGGCTCGGGGTCGGGGCCGGGCTCGGTGCCACCGCTGCCCGTGTACAGCAGCACGTTGGGCGAACCGCTGCCCGGGTTTCCGACAGCGCCGCTGGTGCCGTTCTCCACCAGGGCGTCACGCACCTGCTGCGGCGTGGCCGACGGGTTGTCCGCCAGGTACAGCGCCGCCGCGCCCGCCACGTGCGGCGTGGCCATCGAGGTGCCGCTGATGGTGTTGGAGTCGGAGTCACTGCCGATCCACGCGGACGTGATGCTGCTGCCGGGCGCGAAGATGTCGAGGCAGGTACCGACGTTGGAGAAGCTGGAACGAGCGTCGGTGCTCGTGGTGGAGCCGACGGTGATGGCTTCCCGCGTCCTCGCGGGCGAGGTGTTGCAGGCGTTGGCGCCGTAGTCGTTGCCCGCTGCCAGCGCGTAGGTCACACCCGCGTTGATCGAGCGGCGCACCGCGTCGTCCACGGCGGTGGAGGCCCCGCCGCCCAGGCTCATGTTCGCCACGGCCGGGCCCGAAGCGTTCTCGGTCACCCAGTCGATGCCGGCGATCACGCCGTCGTAGGAACCCGAACCCGCGCAGTCGAGCACCCGCACACCGATCAGCTCGACTCCCTTGGCGACACCGTAGGAGCTGCCGCCGATCGTGCCGGCCACGTGGGTGCCGTGCCCGTTGCAGTCGTCGGCGTTGCTGTCGTTGTCGACGAAGTCGTACCCGTGGCGCGCCCTGCCGTCGAAGTCGTCGTGCGAGATCCGGATGCCCGTGTCGATGACGTACGCCTCGACGTTCGACGCCGTGGTGGAGTAGCTGTAGGTGTCGTCGAGCGGCAGGTCCCGCTGGTCGATCCGGTCGAGCCCCCACGACGGCGGGTTCGTCTGGTCGGCCATGGTGTGGAAGACGCGGTTCTGCTCCACGTAGGCGACGCGGGGGTCGGCCGCCGCGCGCTTGGCCATGGTTTCGCTCATCGTCGCCGAGAAGCCGTGGAGCGCGCTGTCGTAGACGTGTTCCACGTCGGCGCCGTGCCGGTCGGCGACGTCGGAGACCGTCGACCCGTCCTTCAACACGACGATGTAGCTGTTGTCGATGGCGCCTTCGGCTTCGGCGCCCAGAATCGTGCCCTCCTGGGCCGCGGCGGGGAGGGTCGCTCCCAACACGGTCAGGGCGGCGACCCCGGCGGTGATTCCGACACCGGCAAGGGATCTGCCGTTGAACATTCGGTGACCTCGCACGTTTCCTCCTACACGTTCCGGTGAACGTTGGCGGAAAACGTAAGCGCGAAACTTCCCAACAGGTAGCTCTTGCCTTACCCGGGCACAAAAGGTAACCAGCCCGCTCCGAACCGTCGGCGAAGGGGCAGAACCACTCTGTTGGTCCGCTTCGAAAGTAGGGGCGGCACCCTACTTCGGACGCGATCCGTTCGCTTCCGGCGACTACTCCGCTGTGATGTGCCACACTCCCGGCAACCTGCGGGCACCTCCCGGCGTACGCGTACTCCCGCGGCTCTAGGCTCGCTGTTGTGGATCTCGGCGTGTTCGCACGGCAACACCGGCTGGCCATCACTCTCCTGGCGGAAGGCTGGTCGCGGTTCGACGACCTCGTGCGCGAAACCGGGCTGCCCCGGCGTTCGGCGGAGGACCTGCTCGCCGAACTCGGCGACGACGTCGAACGCGACCGCACGGCACTGCGGCTGCGCCCGGGCACCGAGGAGAAATGGCTCGACCACGTCGGACGGCAGGCGACGCCGCCCACCGACCTCGCGGCCAGGATCGAGGCGCACCTCGCCGACGTGCCGCCGCCACTGCCCGCACTCGACCACGTCCAGGCGACCGCGGACACCGTGCTGCGCCGGGCCCTGTGGTTGGACGAGCACTACGACCTCGGTCGGGTGAAGACCGTCTTCGTCGGTGACCACGACCTGACCTCACTGGCCGTCCGGGAGTTGCGCCCCGACGCCGACCTTGCCGTGGTGGACGTCGACGACCGAGTGCTGGAGCACATCGACCGGCGGAGCCGTGGCACGGTCCGTACCGTCCACGCGGACCTGCGGTTCGGACTGCCCCGAGCGGTGGCGGGCACCGCGGACGTCGTCTTCAGCGACCCGCCGTACACGCCGGAGGGCATGGCGTTGTTCGCGTCTCGGGCCGTCGAGTGCCTCGCCGAACCCACGAGCGGTCGCGTGCTGCTCGCCTACGGCTACAGCCGTCGCCATCCCACACTCGGCCACCAGACCCAGAGGGCGCTGCTGAACCTGGGACTCACGTTCGAGGCGATCGTGCCGGGTTTCCACCGCTACCACGGTGCTCAGGCCATCGGCAGTTCCGCGGACCTCTACGTCTGCCACCCCACACCGCGCGCCCGGAGGAAGGCCAAGGGTGCGCAGGCCATCTACACCCACGGTCCCCGGTCGGTGGAAGCCGAAGGTACCGCCAGCGCGACGCGGGAAACCCTCGCCGCGCTGACAGCCCTCGCGGGCGAAGACGGGAGGAAGGTCACGGAGGCGGCCCCCGACTGGACGAAGCCGATCACGGCCGAACCCGGAACCGCTGTGACCCTGGATCTGTCGGGCGATCCCGGCCCGTGGTTGGCGCGGGTGTTGCTGGCAGTGAACGCCGAGAGGGTGGCGGCGCTGGTTCCCAACGCACACCCCGATCTCGTCGACGCCGCCTCACAGGCCGCACTGATCAAGCTCGTGGCTTGCAAGTACCGGCTGCGGCTGCTGCGCAGCACACCCGACAACAAACATGCCGTGGTGGTCGCCGAC encodes:
- a CDS encoding S8 family peptidase; translation: MFNGRSLAGVGITAGVAALTVLGATLPAAAQEGTILGAEAEGAIDNSYIVVLKDGSTVSDVADRHGADVEHVYDSALHGFSATMSETMAKRAAADPRVAYVEQNRVFHTMADQTNPPSWGLDRIDQRDLPLDDTYSYSTTASNVEAYVIDTGIRISHDDFDGRARHGYDFVDNDSNADDCNGHGTHVAGTIGGSSYGVAKGVELIGVRVLDCAGSGSYDGVIAGIDWVTENASGPAVANMSLGGGASTAVDDAVRRSINAGVTYALAAGNDYGANACNTSPARTREAITVGSTTSTDARSSFSNVGTCLDIFAPGSSITSAWIGSDSDSNTISGTSMATPHVAGAAALYLADNPSATPQQVRDALVENGTSGAVGNPGSGSPNVLLYTGSGGTEPGPDPEPEPTECDPVTNGADVNIVDGRTVTSSVTVSGCDRAASSTTTVAVDIRHTYRGDLRIDLVAPDGTTHRLKNSGWDSRDNVTETYTVDASSSPADGTWQLRVTDVYYGDTGYINSWTLTP
- a CDS encoding bis-aminopropyl spermidine synthase family protein; protein product: MDLGVFARQHRLAITLLAEGWSRFDDLVRETGLPRRSAEDLLAELGDDVERDRTALRLRPGTEEKWLDHVGRQATPPTDLAARIEAHLADVPPPLPALDHVQATADTVLRRALWLDEHYDLGRVKTVFVGDHDLTSLAVRELRPDADLAVVDVDDRVLEHIDRRSRGTVRTVHADLRFGLPRAVAGTADVVFSDPPYTPEGMALFASRAVECLAEPTSGRVLLAYGYSRRHPTLGHQTQRALLNLGLTFEAIVPGFHRYHGAQAIGSSADLYVCHPTPRARRKAKGAQAIYTHGPRSVEAEGTASATRETLAALTALAGEDGRKVTEAAPDWTKPITAEPGTAVTLDLSGDPGPWLARVLLAVNAERVAALVPNAHPDLVDAASQAALIKLVACKYRLRLLRSTPDNKHAVVVADRMEGASAARPVWTRAHARLGNVWTQAPADLSELRLIDLPRHRIVEVLRRLTAEDSTPN